The Gadus macrocephalus chromosome 1, ASM3116895v1 DNA window GGCCAGCAAGCGGGCCGCCACCCTGgcccaggagctggagaagttCAACCGCGACCAAAAGGCCGACCAGGACCGTCTGGatctggaggagaggaagaaagtgGAGACAGAGGTATGTGAGCtcacgaggacgaggattttgAACCGATTTCTGTGTGTGCCTTCCCTGCGAATAAGAGTTCATTTGAAATGCAAGGGTCTAAGTTTAAACTTTTTTCCGTTTTAGGCCAAGATAAAGCAGAAGATCCGCGAAATTGAGGAAAACCAGAAACGTATTGAGAAGCTGGAGGACTATATCAACACCAGCAGGTACCCGATCCCTTCACATGCTTTAATAAAGCCATACTGTATTTTGTAAGGGGTGTGTGCCATGTAATGGATAAGTGTAGATGTCAATCAGTGGCATTGTGTATCTGAGAATACCCCTAATACAATCATTGTAGGCGTGCACCCAAATAAGTCATATCATAACATGGCAATATTAAAGAAAAGTCCAACCCAATGAGTATattctcctccttgacccgtgCTCCTCATTGGTCCTCAGACAGTCGCTGGATGAGCAGAAGCgcatggaggaggagctgacggaggaggtggagggtgccAAGAGGAGGATCGACGAGATCAACACAGAGCTGAACCAGGTAGGGCGCCCCGCACAGAGCGGATCTAAACCCTGGGGTTGGGTTATCATCTAGAAACAAACATCTATCCAAAATAAAACGAGACGTATGGCTCATATTGATGTAGGTGAATGAGGGCCATTGTCTGCTGTTAAACTCTGCGTAGCATCTCACAACCCACCCCTTCTTACGACCGCGTAGGTCATGGAGCAGCTGGGGGACGCTAGGATCGACCGGCAGGAGAACAGCCGCCAGCAGCGCAAGGCTGAGATCATGGAGAGCATCAAGAGGCTGTACCCTGGCTCCGTGGtacggcagccccccccccccccccccccccccccccttcaccagGCCAACCACGCCTCCTCCCTTTTGACGTGTATCATCAACCGCTGCCTGAATTCACACTgttccccgtctcctgtgtgttcctccctgaagtacgGCCGTCTGATCGACCTATGCCAGCCCACGCAGAAGAAGTACCAGATCGCCGTCACCAAGGTGCTGGGGAAGAACATGGACGCCATCATCGTGGACTCTGAGAAGACGGGGAGGGACTGCATCCAGTACAtcaaggagcagagaggggagccCGAGACTTTCCTTCCCCTCGACTACCTGGAGgtaacgttttgtttttttggttgagGATACTGTGGTGGCCAGAGTGCTAATGAAGTACATAAGTAAATGGTGGTTTTAATCGTCTAATGTGTTTCCAATGATAGTTGATCACTCCTAAAACTCGTACATAGATGCTAGGGCTGCATGATGTATAGTTTCAGCAATATGCGTAATAGTCACAAATACTCAATGTCAAAGAAAAAATTATCCATGCAACAAGTCATGCTACAACGTTTTTGCTGTATTTTCCCTGGCTAATCTAGAAAAAAGGTCTGATCCTTTCACTGGCACTTTCGAGTGAATAAAAGATAAGCAAAGGAAATCAATAATGCTGACAGTTCATTTGTTTTATATTCACACAATACCTCACAGGTTGCTTTAAAAACAAGCTGCCCAGGGCACTTGTAAACCACAAACTATCAACGAGGAATTAATCAATAATGTGAACAGCATATCGAACTACACAGACATCGCAATTAAGGAATGCGAGATGTTTGTGTTCCTGGAGGCCGTATATATGCATAAAAGATATATCCGCCTGAACTTTAGGTTGCAAGGCACTCTGCAGCTGTACTTACAATTGTTATGCATTACGATTCCATTGTTATTCCATACTGCAATATATTACGAGGAACAAAAGTATTGCTATTTTTCCGCCATGGTGCAGCCCTATTAGATGCATAAACCAACCAAGTCTAAAATGAAAACAACTTTCCTGCATTCAACCAAAGTGGTTTCCAATCCACAAGGGGTTTCCTGAACATGTAACCGAACATGTATGTCgtcccacccccgcccccacaggTGAAGCCCACCGACGAGAAGCTGAGGGAGCTCCGCGGGGCCAAGCTGGTGATAGACGTCATCCGCTACGAGCCCCCGCACATCAAGAAGGCCCTGCAGTACGCCTGCGGCAACGCGCTGGTCTGCGACAACGTGGAGGACGCCCGCAGGATCGCCTTCGGAGGGCCGTACCGACACAAGGTCACACGATGAACATGATCATACACCGAACACCATGGCACGAAAAATACATGACGTGTAATAGCTGTTCAATACCACTCCGTGGGAAGTGGGTTTTTGTActatatttatgttttgtgaTCCCTCCCATAGTACACGGCCAATGCAATTACTTATTATAACCATCAACTATTTAGTTATTTAACTGTGTGatttttgtgattttttttgaAGTCATTCCTTCAATATAAACTAGCGTCTCAcaatgtgttttctgtgtttgtccgtgtgtcCAGACGGTGGCGCTGGACGGCACCCTGTTCCAGAAGTCCGGTGTGATCTCTGGAGGAGCCAGCGACCTGAAGGCCAAGGCCCGACGCTGGGACGAGAAGGCTGTGGACAAGCTCAAGGACAAGAAGGAGAAGCTCACAGAGGAGCTCAAGGTAACCAGAGAGGCCTTTCAGACGGCCATCATGGATAGAGGACACCCGGATCCCTAAAACAGATGGGTTTCATATCCCTCTCATCCCAGTTAACAGGCAGACCCTCTCCCACAACTCTCCCACAACCTTTGGACAAAGCCACACTTTCCTCTTCATATTGGAGACCTAATCCTAACCCCAATTGTATCCCCGTAAGTGGTAGTTGAAGTTGACCCACAgtattttctgtgtttttttttttgtaggagCAAATGAAGGCCAAGAGGAAGGAGGCAGAGCTGCGTCAGGTGCAGTCCCAGGCCCATGGGCTGCAGATGAGACTCAAGTACTCCCAGAGCGACCTGGAGCAGACCAAGACCCGCCACCTGTCCCTCAACATGCAGGTAGGCTGGCCTCAATGCACTATCCTGCCTGTATTAGCATTTTATTAGATCTACATTGTGAATTGGCTCATATTTCACTGTTACCGTTTTCTTCTtaagttttttttgtattgtaatTTACAAAAAAATGTACCGTAATTAATCATCTTTTTTCGCCCTTTGTGTCGTGCAGGAGAAGTCCAAGCTGGAAAGTGAGCTTGCCAACTTCGGGCCACGGATCAACGACATCAAGAGGATCATCACGTCCCGCGAGAAGGAGATCACAGACCTGAGGGACCGCATGAACCTGGTGAGCACCACAGCCCAGCTAGCTCTGTTTCTGAGCCTCTTCATGCATGTGGTGGAGGTGCGCTCTGACACTGCCATGGCTCTGCTCTCCAGGTGGAAGACGAGGTGTTCGTGGAGTTCTGCAAGGAGATCGGCGTGAGGAACATCCGAGAGttcgaggaggagaaggtgaagaGGCAGAACGAGATTGCCAAGAAGCGGTGAGTCTCGATGGAGATTGAGCCCTTGGGTCGCCCCACTTTCTGTCCACTCCTCCTGGCCCTAAAACCCCACTTGTGCCCCTTTTCTGTGTGTTCAGGCTGGAGTTTGAGACCCAGAAGACTCGACTGGGGATCCAGGTGGACTACGAGAAGAACCAGCTGAAGGAGGACCAGGAGAAGGTGATGATGTGGGAGCAGACCGTCAAGAAGGACGAGGCCGAGATAGAAAGGCTCAAGAAGGTAAAGGCATCCGTTTTACTGCTTCACACTTGTTAAGTCATCTTCCCTGGCTTTAAGTTCAGCTCTCTACTAGTAGATCGCTTACTTTGGATCATCTGTGtggttttgatttgttttgcttCCACGCTGGCTGTAGGAGGAGCACCGGCACATGAAGATCATCGACGAGACCATGGCCCAGCTGCAGGACCTCAAGAACACCCACCTCACCAAGAAGTCAGAGGTCAACGACAAGAACCACGAGATGGAGGAGATCCGCAAGAAGCTTGGCGGGGCCAACAAGTCAGTGGCTCCAGAATAATTCAAACACATAATTCAAACATAATTCAAACACAGAATAATTCAAACATGGCGGTTTTACTTTTAAAGTAAAACCGCCATGTTCTTTAAGTGTAATCACTGACGTCCGTTTTGATGGCCGCCCTCCGCAGGGAACTGACCCAGCTGCAGAAGGAGGTGACGGCCATCGAGACAAAGCTGGAGCAGAAGCGCAGCGACCGCCACAACCTGCTGCAGGCCTGCAAGATGCAGGACATCAAGCTGCCCCTCCGCTCAGGGACCATGGACGACATCAGCCAGGGAGAGGTGAGCCCCGCGGCCTGGCGCTTACCGCCGCTTACCGCCgctgatgttgatgttgatgcCCTCCTTACTACCCTGATATCAAGGGCATCATGAGGCacattgggggagggggggggggagagcatgTGTTAAACATTGTCCAATGTCTAAACAAGACTCATCTGAAGTACTGAAGTACACGGCTTGAATTGTTTGTGTTACAAGGCAGACTTTGagtgccttgtgtatgaaaagtgctatataaataaagttgccctGCCTACGTCTGTCTACCTTATATGTCTCTACGAATATTATGTTTTTGATCGGttacataaatgtaaatgtaaattaaatgagtgtgtctgttttcttaacgtttgagtgtgttttgtgCTCCACTAGGGGAGTCAGCAGCCCGAGGAGCCCACCAACAGCAAGATAGCCTCCAGTACGGTCCTGGCTAAAGAAGCCCTCATTGAGATCGACTACAGCAACCTGTCTGAGGACCTCAAGGTACCCAGGCTGCTCTGCCCTCACACAACCCTACCTACTTAAAAATAGACATCATTGAACAATGCAATACCGTGTGTATACAGTCACAATACGCAGTGTGTGTGGTACGCCGTGTACCAGACTGGGGGGTTTTGACGTAGCACCGCTCCCACTGACCctgtccccggccccccacCAGGACACCCTGTCTGAGGACGAGCTGAAGGGCGAGATGAACACACTGCAGCAGCGGCTCAACGAGCAGCAGAGCATCCTGCAGAGGATCAGCGCGCCCAACATGAAGGCCATGGAGAAGCTGGAGAGCGTGCGCGACAAGTTCCAGGAGACCAGCGACGGTGAGCGGATTGCGGCCGGGCCGGGGTGGTTCTTTTTCCGGGGTGGTCTACTCGCCTGGATGTGTACAGTTGTACTGTTTGTAGGTGGCTGGTGGTGCAGCCCCCGCCCGACTCACAAGGCGCTCTTGTGTTTCAGAGTTTGAGGCGGCGCGTAAGAGAGCCAAGAAGGCCAAGCAGGCCTTCGAGCAGATCAAGAAGGAGCGCTACGACCGATTCAACGCCTGCTTCGAGTCGGTGGCCACCAACATCGACGAGATCTACAAGGCCCTGTCGCGCAACAGCAGCGCCCAGGTCAGCGCCGACCACCAAGTGTCCCGTCCGTTCAGGGATCGCGTCGGACCGACACAACGGAGGGCTGGGCATCGGTAGTCACTCTGTGTGTCCCATGTGCTAGGCTTTCCTCGGCCCGGAGAACCCAGAGGAGCCCTACCTGGACGGCATCAACTACAATTGCGTGGCCCCAGGGAAGAGGTTCAGGCCCATGGACAACCTGTCTGGAGGGGAGAAGACGGTGGCCGCCCTGGCCCTGCTCTTCGCCATCCACAGGTACAGCCACAGGAAGTGGTCCTGCCCTTATTAGTGCGGCCGTTTCGATTCAAGTTATTTTATTACTATTTGATTGCCGTTTTGGTTTCAACCTCATTGATATGACCGCAACGAATAACTCGCTAACTAACTAGACGGGGAGAGCTTATGGGTCGGTTGATCTCTTCTTTTACTTCATCATACCAACTTGCTAACCTTCCTCTTTACGTCAGCTACAAACCTGCACCCTTCTTCGTGCTGGATGAGATCGACGCTGCTCTGGACAACACCAACATCGGAAAGGTGGGTGGAGTGCAATCAACAGTCCAAATGTGAAACGCAGATATTCAGTATTCAGAGATACATGTTGAATGGGTGCGTATCCGTTCTGGTTCAGGTGGCCAACTACATCAAGGACCAGTCTGTGATGAACTTCCAGGCCGTGGTCATCTCGCTGAAGGAGGAGTTCTACACCAAGGCCGACTCCCTCATCGGAGTCTACCCAGAGGTGAGCGTCTTCACTCACAGATGAGACCCAGTTAGCTTAGCGTTAACGCAAAGCAAAGCAAAGTAAATAACTTCTTGAATAAACATTGAAAATGTACCTGCTGGCTTAGCTTTCGGTAACACGACACAACATACTCAATTTGTTTTGCGCAATGTCCTGTTAAATTCAGGCAGATTTTGGGGCTTTAATCATCACTACCAACTGTCTGGATGGAATGCTCTGCTTGCCGTTAACAACTATGAGATTGTCGGTTTTCAAGCAGTTCTACAAAAAGCTATAGAAAGATGATATGATGGCTAAGCAGAAACGACATGCTCCCTGTGCACTAGAAGCAAACTGAATTCATGTTCTGTTCCTTCTGTCCTCTACAGCAAGGGGATTGCGTCATCAGCAAagtcctgacctttgacctgtcccAGTACCCTGACGCCAATCCTAACCCCAACGAATAGGACAACACTGCTGTTTGAGGTTTCAATCTGCCACTGGATTGCTCATGTAATCACTTAGGTATTTGCTAGATTGTAACGTCATTTGTTTAATGTTTTTAGGttcagtttgttttgtttttagccTATTTCTTCAGAGTGAGGGGTTGGTTTGTCGAGGACGGACTGGGGAGGGGATGTGTACTTTTATAGACAGTTTCAAACTGAATGTGCATTTATACAAGGCTGCGCTTTATATGTTGACAGCGATTGGTCCACACAAAGGCTTTCCCCCATTGAAAGGTTGAGTACAATAGTGGAAGTTCAATAATTGTAAATCAGGTAAATCATGTTTGAAGCTGTtaactattgttttttttaaatcattaaatGTTCATATTTTTAATGCTATTAAAAACCTGTGTTCCCTTCAGACCCTTTTATAATAATCAAGCTCCTCTTTTCAAGTGTATCATTTGAAGCCCTGGTCAACCACCATCTCATGTAACTGACACGAATCTGTACTACTTTATCACTCCTTCTGCTTTTTAACTCCCTTTGTTTGTACTGGATAAGAAAGAACCTTTCGGTTAACGTTCCAGTTGGATGGATAATGTTTTTAACAAACCTTTTAAAACTCATCTGCGAACATACAGACGAGTTGAGAGTTCTCAATGTAACCGATATGAGGCAGTGAACTGAATGGGCCAAACGGTAAACATCACTTTTATGGAACGTCCTCTTATGTGTCTCTTTACTAACTGTATGGATTTCttttgcttaataaatacatttcgaAATATTTTCAATTCACGTTATACggatattcatttttttaatccaAAAGGGTAAATCTGAAAACACttggatacttttttttttggggtaaAATTAGGCAAATGAAGGCTAAGACAAACTAAATCAAAGTCCAACCACGTATATAATAAACCACAGAAAATTTAGACAGTGAGACAatctttattttcattttttattttaacatttcCTTGTACAATCTGTACACGACAATAAAGTCAACAATTCATAACTGAATCAATtgcaaataaagaaaaaatgaatgcataaaaaacataaggaaaatatAAGTAATATATTTATAGAGGAAGGGCGCGAGAGAACATAGATGTAAATGGCCCATAAAGATCtgtaaaatacatatttaaaattATGAAATCAAAATGTACAACATTTTATCATAGTCTCTTGATGCATAGCCTATGTGTTTAGAGCAGTGAACAGCAGTGGCTTGTGTGTATTTAGTCATCCCATGACTACCTTgtagccatcttggttctagaCGTAAGCTCGTGGGGAACTTAATGCGTAAGATAGGCGCTATTAGTGAATAAGGGGCGTTGGCTGCCTATCATCAGAGAGCCACCCTGTGTAGGAGAAGATCATATGCTTATGACTATCTTGTATCAGCTCTGAATGTAGAAAGTGTTTCATTCATTGTTTTGCTGCATAACCATGATGTATATACTCATGTGTTGGTCAATCAAGCCATTTAAAAACATAATCATAGAAATTGAAATTAAAGTCGTTGATACCAGTCCTACATTGTCAAGATCTAAGCGGTACTCCAGTCTTCCTGCTGTTGCTGCACTTGGGATTAATTGTTATTTCTCGGGATTTTTTTGTGTTAAGGATGAAGAAAAAATACAGAACCAAagaaacattttttttccaTGTGTTGAAAGCGTCCCTCCCCAGTTGTTAGTCCCGGAACACCAAGAGGTACAGCACAACAGGTGGCCACCCGGGGGTCCTCATTGGTTTTGTATGAATAATGGAATGAATAACTTATGTTCCATACATCCTGTATAACATCTCTATATGTTCTAGGTTGAGAAAAATGTTGTTACTATTTTCACTTTTGAAGTGATGTTCAACGATAATTAGTGAAATTAGTCCTGCATATTTTctgtttaataaaataaataatgatcaGTTTACCCCCCTAAAAAAATCTGAATATAAAGACACAAAATTAAGTCAAGCGCACCATGAAAAATATGGTTCATACAGCGGTCAACCAGCAGAGGGCAACAAATCCAAAGGAAATATCTAAAGATGCAATTCTCCGTCTCCCGTTAACGACCTGTATTTAATCATTTTTTATCTTCTAGAATGCAGGTAACCATCGTGTCAAGAGAAGATGATCCACTGTATTTGTTTCACATTTCCAATGGGCAAAAAGACTTATCTGTCCTGCCACAACATCATCATCTCTATCATTACGTGATCCTCACTGCTTCTATCGCTCACAACAGTTCGAGAAGGTCTTGTGAATCATCTCTTGGCAGTTCCTCCATACAGAAAACTCAACAGAGTGTGTTATTCCATGCGCATGTCAGCAGGCGTGTATTTGTGGTGGACTATTAAGGGATTAATTGTGCTTTCATTGGCATTTGTATGTGACCTCATGTCACCATATGAAATGAAGGttaaacacatgtacacaccctacacacattcTGAGACAGTACTAATAGCCCACTGTTGAGACAGCATTTGCTATGCATGCTTAAATGATTGAATATTGAATAATTGACTTATTTTTTATGAAAAGACAAAAAGGTGGACTTCAAAATCCTTTTGTTAGGCGGTGCCAGATTTccctagcctggttctaccagactctcgtacttcacttcatttgtacagagtactgaagggaaattcaaattcaGCGGAAGTAccgtacttaggcgggcggagccaggctaagaTTTCCCCGTACTGGGATCAATACTATCTTATCTTAAGTGACAGGGATTGATCAACACTTAGAAAGAAGAAGCGGGTTCCAAGTCctggtctatatattttttgttactCAGGCCAATGTGTAAGCGTTAAGGCCTGGTCTACTTCAGACTGGTCTACTACCCCGTTCACTGCGCCTGTCCGTAACACGTTGTTACAGTTCGCTAGTGCTCCGCTTTGTTGAAACGGTCTCACAAAGAAAAGGATataaaagttaaaaaagcaCTTCGCCTCCCCCATAGCTGTTATTCGAAGCGACAAGCGCTTGCGAAGCGGAGGCTAGCGTCTTTGTAAAGTGGCCTGTGACGGCTTTTAGCCCGGCCGTGGCGGgctgggagagaggaagagggggaatgAAGGTGTTCAGCAGATGTACCGCCGTAAATATACAGGGGCCGGCAGATATTGCAACTAGAAAGGCCAAGGTTTGATCTTATGACTAGCGTAAAGCAAGTATAAATATAGTAACAGGAAGTGTGCGTCGCTGCTGCTGGCATTGTTAAACGGAACAGCCCTGATGTGAAGCTCAAAAGCACCACAGCCTGTTTTGGAAGTACAATACCTAGAATAAGGATGGTTGGCCTGTATGTTGGGGTTATTTGCACAATAAAACATTTAGCAAAGAGGGGTTTATACTTGGATGTATATTGGCTGCCTGTATATTGGCTTCTTACTGAGCACCACTAACCTTC harbors:
- the smc1a gene encoding structural maintenance of chromosomes protein 1A encodes the protein MGQLKLIEIENFKSYKGRQIIGPFHKFTAIIGPNGSGKSNLMDAISFVLAEKTSNLRVKTLKDLIHGAPVGKPAATRAFVSMVYQEDSGEERTFTRIIIGSSSEYRINTKVVNLAEYSEELEKLGILIKARNFLVFQGAVESIAMKNPKERTALFEEISRSGDLAQEYDRRKKEMVKAEEDTQFNYHRKKNIAAERKEAKQEKEEAERYQRLKDEVVRAHVQMQLFKLYHNETEIEKLNKELSHRNKEIDKDRKKMDHVEEELKEKKKELGRLMREQQTVEKEIKEKDSELNQKRPQYIKAKENTSHKIKKQEAARKSLQNAQKMYKKRKGDMDELDKEMKAVELTKQEFEERMEEEAQSQGQDLTLEENQVKQYHRLKEEASKRAATLAQELEKFNRDQKADQDRLDLEERKKVETEAKIKQKIREIEENQKRIEKLEDYINTSRQSLDEQKRMEEELTEEVEGAKRRIDEINTELNQVMEQLGDARIDRQENSRQQRKAEIMESIKRLYPGSVYGRLIDLCQPTQKKYQIAVTKVLGKNMDAIIVDSEKTGRDCIQYIKEQRGEPETFLPLDYLEVKPTDEKLRELRGAKLVIDVIRYEPPHIKKALQYACGNALVCDNVEDARRIAFGGPYRHKTVALDGTLFQKSGVISGGASDLKAKARRWDEKAVDKLKDKKEKLTEELKEQMKAKRKEAELRQVQSQAHGLQMRLKYSQSDLEQTKTRHLSLNMQEKSKLESELANFGPRINDIKRIITSREKEITDLRDRMNLVEDEVFVEFCKEIGVRNIREFEEEKVKRQNEIAKKRLEFETQKTRLGIQVDYEKNQLKEDQEKVMMWEQTVKKDEAEIERLKKEEHRHMKIIDETMAQLQDLKNTHLTKKSEVNDKNHEMEEIRKKLGGANKELTQLQKEVTAIETKLEQKRSDRHNLLQACKMQDIKLPLRSGTMDDISQGEGSQQPEEPTNSKIASSTVLAKEALIEIDYSNLSEDLKDTLSEDELKGEMNTLQQRLNEQQSILQRISAPNMKAMEKLESVRDKFQETSDEFEAARKRAKKAKQAFEQIKKERYDRFNACFESVATNIDEIYKALSRNSSAQAFLGPENPEEPYLDGINYNCVAPGKRFRPMDNLSGGEKTVAALALLFAIHSYKPAPFFVLDEIDAALDNTNIGKVANYIKDQSVMNFQAVVISLKEEFYTKADSLIGVYPEQGDCVISKVLTFDLSQYPDANPNPNE